A genomic region of Bradyrhizobium sp. ORS 278 contains the following coding sequences:
- the mfd gene encoding transcription-repair coupling factor yields MKSPVKSPAEHLAPGRALTLANVAEGAEGLVVSDLARAIAARPKPPAVSLAVVCRDGNRMQQLARALDFFAPDLPVMQFPAWDCQPYDRVSPHGGILAQRVTTLARLSRLAGSDKPLIVLTTVNAIVQRVPSRDTMAGQALSVAPGHVVPMDSVVAWLEHNGYVRASTVRESGEYAVRGGILDLFPAGLDQPVRFDYFGDSLESIRTFDAETQRTLLDMRSLDLVPVSEFQLVTDTIRRFRMGYVAEFGAPERDDALYEAVSEGRRYPGMEHWLPLFHDKMETLFDYLPNTPIVIEPQGEDAARERFKQIIDYYDARREAMEHPGGGAIYKPLTVDRLYLTSTEWADRLAAVPLARVTPFAVPEGSSVVDIGARAGRNFAPERNDAAVNVFEAVVAHVQALQSVRKKVVIALWSEGSRDRMASMLKDHKLIHVTSVNAWRMVQATPRNETMLAVLGLETGFETDQIAVISEQDILGDRLVRPRRASRKLDNFISEVTSLAIGDIVVHVDHGIGRFVGLQTLEVAGAPHDCLELRYAGETKLYLPVENIELLSRYGSDQTNVELDKLGGSGWQTRKAKLKNRIREMAGELIKIAAERMLHEAPKMPVQAGLYDEFCARFPYDETEDQLAAIQATLGDLEAGRPMDRLVCGDVGFGKTEVALRAAFAVALDGKQVAVVVPTTLLARQHAKTFTERFRGFPVNVAQASRLVSTKELNQVKKGLADGSVDIVVGTHALLGKTVKFRDLGLVIVDEEQHFGVSHKERLKQLRAEVHVLTLSATPIPRTLQLALTGVRELSIIASPPVDRLAVRTFVAPHDPVMIREALLRERYRGGQAFYVVPRIDDLAEVKEFLDKTVPEMKVAVAHGQMAPTVIEDIISAFYDGKFDILLSTTIVESGLDIPRANTLIVHRADMFGLAQLYQLRGRVGRSKLRAYALFTLPSTHKVSAQAEKRLGVLQSLETLGAGFQLASHDLDIRGAGNLLGDEQSGHIKEVGFELYQSMLEEAIENLKAGITEPTVDRWSPQITIGMPVLIPEDYVSDLSVRLSLYRRLADLETDEEIENFAAELRDRFGKLPDETRYLFKVAAIKNYCRRANVEKVDAGPKGAVIAFRDNSFAYPDRLVAFIKRHGQAAKVRPDMKVVFLQVWETPEERLAGTTDILKELAELAEKKKAA; encoded by the coding sequence ATGAAGAGTCCGGTCAAGTCGCCCGCCGAGCATCTCGCCCCGGGGCGCGCGCTCACGCTCGCCAATGTCGCCGAGGGGGCCGAGGGTCTCGTCGTCTCCGATCTGGCGCGCGCCATCGCCGCCCGGCCGAAGCCGCCGGCCGTCAGCCTCGCCGTGGTCTGCCGCGACGGCAACCGGATGCAGCAGCTGGCGCGGGCGCTCGACTTCTTCGCGCCGGATCTTCCTGTCATGCAGTTCCCGGCCTGGGACTGCCAGCCTTATGACCGCGTCTCGCCGCATGGTGGCATCCTGGCACAGCGCGTGACGACACTCGCGCGGCTGTCGCGCCTCGCCGGCAGCGACAAGCCGCTGATCGTGCTGACCACCGTCAACGCCATCGTCCAACGCGTGCCGTCGCGCGACACCATGGCCGGCCAGGCGCTGTCGGTGGCGCCGGGGCACGTCGTGCCGATGGATTCCGTCGTCGCGTGGCTCGAGCATAACGGCTACGTCAGAGCTTCTACCGTGCGCGAGAGCGGCGAATATGCCGTGCGCGGCGGCATCCTCGACCTGTTTCCCGCCGGCCTCGACCAGCCCGTGCGGTTCGACTATTTCGGCGACAGCCTGGAATCGATCCGCACCTTCGACGCCGAGACGCAGCGCACCTTGCTTGACATGCGCTCGCTCGATCTCGTGCCGGTCTCCGAATTCCAGCTCGTCACCGACACCATCCGCCGTTTCCGCATGGGCTATGTCGCCGAGTTCGGCGCGCCCGAGCGCGACGACGCGCTGTATGAGGCCGTCAGCGAAGGCCGCCGCTATCCCGGCATGGAGCACTGGCTACCGCTGTTCCACGACAAGATGGAGACGCTGTTCGACTATCTGCCGAACACGCCCATCGTGATCGAGCCGCAGGGCGAGGACGCCGCGCGCGAGCGCTTCAAGCAGATCATCGACTACTACGACGCGCGCCGCGAGGCGATGGAGCATCCCGGCGGCGGCGCGATCTACAAGCCGCTGACGGTCGACCGGCTGTATCTGACATCGACGGAATGGGCGGACCGGCTGGCCGCCGTGCCTCTCGCGCGCGTGACGCCATTCGCAGTGCCCGAGGGCTCTAGCGTCGTCGATATCGGCGCGCGGGCCGGCCGCAACTTCGCGCCGGAGCGCAACGACGCCGCGGTCAACGTGTTCGAGGCCGTGGTGGCGCACGTGCAGGCGCTGCAATCGGTGCGCAAGAAGGTCGTGATCGCGCTGTGGAGCGAAGGCTCGCGCGACCGCATGGCCTCCATGTTGAAGGATCACAAGCTGATACATGTCACCAGCGTCAACGCCTGGCGCATGGTGCAGGCGACGCCGCGCAACGAGACCATGCTCGCGGTGCTCGGCCTGGAAACCGGCTTCGAGACCGACCAGATCGCGGTCATTTCCGAGCAGGACATCCTCGGCGACCGCCTGGTCCGGCCGCGCCGCGCCAGCCGGAAGCTCGACAATTTCATCTCGGAGGTGACGAGCCTCGCCATCGGCGACATCGTCGTGCACGTGGACCATGGCATCGGCCGCTTCGTCGGCCTGCAGACGCTGGAGGTCGCCGGCGCGCCGCATGACTGTCTCGAGCTGCGCTATGCCGGCGAGACCAAGCTGTATCTGCCGGTCGAGAACATCGAGCTGCTGTCGCGCTACGGCTCCGACCAGACCAATGTCGAGCTCGATAAGCTCGGCGGCTCGGGCTGGCAGACGCGCAAGGCCAAGCTGAAGAACCGCATCCGCGAGATGGCCGGCGAGCTGATCAAGATCGCCGCCGAGCGCATGCTGCACGAGGCGCCGAAGATGCCGGTGCAGGCCGGCCTCTACGACGAGTTCTGCGCGCGCTTCCCCTATGACGAGACCGAGGATCAGCTTGCCGCGATCCAGGCGACGCTCGGCGATCTCGAAGCGGGACGGCCGATGGACCGCCTCGTCTGCGGCGACGTCGGTTTCGGCAAGACCGAGGTGGCGCTGCGGGCGGCCTTCGCGGTCGCGCTCGACGGCAAGCAGGTCGCCGTGGTCGTGCCGACCACGCTGCTCGCGCGCCAGCACGCGAAAACCTTCACCGAGCGCTTCAGGGGCTTTCCCGTCAACGTCGCGCAGGCCTCGCGCCTCGTCTCGACCAAGGAGCTCAACCAGGTCAAGAAGGGCCTCGCCGACGGCTCGGTCGACATCGTCGTCGGCACGCATGCTCTGCTCGGCAAGACCGTGAAATTCCGCGACCTCGGCCTCGTCATCGTCGACGAGGAGCAGCACTTCGGCGTCAGCCACAAGGAGCGGCTGAAGCAGCTGCGCGCGGAGGTCCACGTGCTGACCTTGTCCGCGACGCCGATCCCGCGCACCTTGCAGCTGGCGCTGACCGGCGTGCGAGAGCTGTCGATCATCGCCTCGCCGCCGGTCGATCGTCTCGCCGTGCGCACCTTCGTCGCGCCGCACGATCCCGTGATGATCCGCGAGGCCTTGTTGCGCGAGCGCTATCGCGGCGGCCAGGCGTTCTACGTCGTGCCGCGCATCGACGATCTCGCCGAGGTCAAGGAATTCCTCGACAAGACCGTGCCGGAGATGAAGGTCGCGGTCGCCCACGGCCAGATGGCGCCCACCGTGATCGAGGACATCATCTCGGCGTTCTACGACGGCAAGTTCGACATCCTGTTGTCGACCACGATCGTCGAATCCGGCCTCGACATTCCCCGCGCCAACACGCTGATCGTGCATCGCGCCGACATGTTCGGTCTCGCGCAGCTCTATCAGCTGCGCGGCCGCGTCGGCCGCTCCAAGTTGCGCGCCTATGCGCTATTCACCCTGCCGTCGACCCACAAGGTCAGCGCGCAGGCCGAGAAGCGCCTGGGCGTGCTGCAATCGCTGGAGACGCTGGGCGCGGGCTTCCAGCTCGCCAGCCACGACCTCGACATCCGCGGCGCCGGCAATCTGCTCGGCGACGAGCAGTCCGGCCACATCAAGGAGGTCGGCTTCGAGCTCTATCAGTCGATGCTGGAGGAGGCGATCGAGAACCTCAAGGCCGGCATCACCGAGCCGACCGTCGACCGCTGGTCGCCGCAGATCACCATCGGCATGCCCGTGCTGATTCCGGAGGACTACGTCTCCGACCTGTCGGTGCGGCTGTCGCTGTATCGCCGCCTCGCCGATCTCGAGACCGACGAGGAGATCGAGAACTTTGCCGCCGAGCTACGCGACCGCTTCGGCAAGCTGCCGGACGAGACGCGCTATCTGTTCAAGGTCGCGGCGATCAAGAACTACTGCCGTAGAGCCAATGTCGAGAAGGTCGACGCCGGCCCGAAGGGCGCCGTCATCGCCTTCCGCGACAACAGTTTTGCCTATCCCGACCGCCTGGTTGCCTTCATCAAGCGCCATGGCCAGGCCGCCAAGGTGCGCCCCGATATGAAGGTGGTGTTCCTGCAGGTCTGGGAGACGCCGGAGGAGCGGCTGGCGGGCACGACGGATATTCTGAAGGAGCTGGCGGAGCTCGCGGAGAAGAAGAAGGCGGCGTAG
- a CDS encoding triacylglycerol lipase yields the protein METIILVPGITGSCLSIGETQVWPPTIDEIVWEGYHRIGELRDPSATATGIWAELPVFDGYTYPVYRPIMTKLDEIAARLSPAASRIDFYYDWRVDLWQANAPFVASSEMLARRIAQAVHDGATTITLVCHSMGNLVARLMLESRRYRNEPWFGKITRLICLCGPHLGAATALGQALGCEAGSLGMSRDDLRTVANDPRYPACFQCFPMPETDVLLDTSITPPEQDVYDPAVAGKYELTASSALAAATSWQQLDITQRPAHVTYYLIAGTGLSTSNAYLYRGTEFVENITVDGDGTVPVYSALAGSYSGKYSIPGSHVGILGTVQLSDALDEIFGLSRMRAFLMAEPGITINLHKHSFAPGESMQMLIIPDTPTTTIKGQLTVSAAPRPGARSGAAKAALVAYGAALPLDYQGPEITHIPARWTAPRQPGAYVMRFEGDTHKTSPSSSAVFFVNAQPGLAPLRGTR from the coding sequence ATGGAGACGATCATTCTGGTCCCCGGCATCACGGGCTCGTGCCTCAGCATCGGTGAGACCCAGGTATGGCCGCCAACGATCGACGAAATCGTCTGGGAGGGCTATCACCGGATCGGCGAGCTGCGCGATCCGAGCGCGACGGCGACCGGGATTTGGGCCGAGCTTCCGGTGTTCGACGGCTACACTTATCCGGTCTATCGCCCGATCATGACCAAGCTGGATGAGATCGCAGCGCGGCTCTCCCCGGCGGCCAGCCGCATCGACTTCTACTATGACTGGCGTGTGGATCTGTGGCAGGCGAACGCGCCGTTCGTCGCCTCGTCCGAGATGCTGGCCCGGCGTATCGCGCAGGCCGTTCACGATGGGGCGACGACGATCACGCTGGTCTGCCATTCCATGGGCAATCTGGTGGCTCGGCTGATGCTCGAAAGCCGGAGATACCGGAACGAGCCGTGGTTCGGAAAGATCACGCGTCTGATCTGCCTCTGCGGACCGCATCTGGGCGCTGCGACCGCTCTGGGACAGGCGCTGGGTTGCGAAGCCGGCTCGCTCGGCATGAGCCGAGACGATTTGCGAACCGTCGCCAACGATCCGAGATACCCGGCCTGCTTCCAGTGCTTTCCGATGCCCGAGACGGATGTCCTGCTCGACACCAGCATCACGCCTCCGGAGCAGGACGTGTACGACCCTGCCGTGGCCGGCAAATACGAGCTGACGGCCTCGAGTGCGCTGGCGGCAGCGACCTCATGGCAGCAACTCGACATCACGCAGCGGCCGGCCCATGTCACATACTATCTCATCGCCGGCACGGGCCTCAGCACCTCCAATGCTTATCTCTATCGTGGCACCGAGTTTGTCGAGAACATCACAGTCGACGGCGACGGTACGGTGCCTGTCTACAGCGCCCTTGCCGGCAGCTATTCCGGAAAATATTCGATTCCGGGCAGCCATGTCGGAATTCTCGGCACAGTGCAGCTGTCGGATGCGCTGGACGAGATCTTCGGCCTGTCGCGCATGCGGGCGTTCCTGATGGCCGAGCCGGGCATCACGATCAATCTTCACAAGCACAGCTTTGCACCCGGCGAGTCCATGCAGATGCTGATCATCCCGGACACGCCAACCACCACCATCAAGGGGCAGCTGACCGTCAGCGCGGCGCCCCGTCCGGGCGCGCGAAGCGGTGCCGCCAAGGCGGCTCTCGTTGCCTATGGCGCGGCGCTGCCGCTGGACTATCAGGGACCTGAGATCACGCACATCCCGGCGCGTTGGACCGCCCCGCGCCAGCCCGGAGCTTATGTCATGCGGTTCGAGGGCGACACGCACAAGACGAGCCCATCATCGAGCGCCGTGTTCTTCGTCAATGCCCAGCCCGGACTTGCGCCGCTGCGCGGGACACGTTGA